The nucleotide sequence TCGCCTGGTCCGTCGTCGGAGCGAAGTTGATGAGCGGGGCGACGACGGGGACGGCGCCGAGCGCCCGGAGGCTGGCGGCGACGCTGTCGCCCCAGGGCCCGCCACGGGGCACGAGGATGCGCCAGCCGTCCAGCGGTCGGTCCTGCTTGCTTTCAGAAGTGGTCATGACAATTCGGATTGCTCTTGAGGGACGAGGTCGGCCGCCCCTTGATCGAGCAGCCGACGGGCAACAGCGAGCCCGAGCTCACGCGCTGCGTGCATCGGGTCTGCACCATCGGCAGCATCCGCACCATTGCCACTGCCGTTCCGATGAATATACTCCCCGTTCAGGGCTTCCGTGACGTCCAAGCCGATTCGCCGACCGCCGTCCGGGGCGTAGACGACCGTCCTGACGCGGATCTCGGACCCCTGGACCACCGCGTGGGCCGCCATGGGGGCTTGACAACCGGCGTCCAGTCCCTCCAGGATTGCCCGCTCGACGGTGATCGCGAGTCGTGTCTCCGGGTGATCCAGCGCCGACAGCGCGGTGCGCAGTTCCGCCGGCGCATCCGCACGGGTCTCCACCGCGAGCGATCCCTGTCCTGGCGCGGTCGGCCACTCGGCCAGGCCCAGTTCCTCCCGGTGCAGCGGCGAATCGGTCCCCAACCGCGAGAGCCCGGCGGCCGCGAGGATGACGGCATCCAGCTCTCCGGACGTCACCCGCGCGAGGCGGGAGTCGACGTTGCCGCGGATGTCCACCACTCGGGCGCGCGGAGCACGTCGGTGCACCTGCGCGATGCGCCGCGGGGAGCCGGTACCCACCGCGCTCCCTGCGGGCAGCTCGTGCAGCGGGACACCGTGACGGGTGAGCACCACATCGCGGGCATCCTCCCGTCGGGGCGTCGCCGCGATCACGAGCGACTCCGGCACGGCCGTCGGAAGATCCTTGAGGGAGTGCACGAGGAAGTCGCACTCGCCCGCCAGCAGGGCCTCGCGGAGACGGGTGGCGAAGATGCCCAGGCCGCCGATCTCGGACAGCGAGGCGCGGTTGGTGTCGCCCTCGCTGGTGATCGGGACGAGCTCGACGCGGCGGCCCGTGACCTTCTCGAGAGCGGCGGCGACATGACCGGACTGCGCCTGCGCGAGCGCGCTGCGGCGGGTACCGAGACGGAGGGGGGTGCTCATGGCGATTACTGCAGCACGTCCGCGATCTCGTCGAAGCGCAGGCGGCGCCCCGTGTAGAAGGGCACCTCCTCCTTCACGAACATGCGGGCGTCGGTGTAGCGGAGGTCGCGCATCATGTCGACCAGATCGGTCAGCTCATCGGCCTCCAGCGGCAGCAGCCACTCGTAGTCGCCG is from Microbacterium sp. BLY and encodes:
- the hemC gene encoding hydroxymethylbilane synthase produces the protein MSTPLRLGTRRSALAQAQSGHVAAALEKVTGRRVELVPITSEGDTNRASLSEIGGLGIFATRLREALLAGECDFLVHSLKDLPTAVPESLVIAATPRREDARDVVLTRHGVPLHELPAGSAVGTGSPRRIAQVHRRAPRARVVDIRGNVDSRLARVTSGELDAVILAAAGLSRLGTDSPLHREELGLAEWPTAPGQGSLAVETRADAPAELRTALSALDHPETRLAITVERAILEGLDAGCQAPMAAHAVVQGSEIRVRTVVYAPDGGRRIGLDVTEALNGEYIHRNGSGNGADAADGADPMHAARELGLAVARRLLDQGAADLVPQEQSELS